Proteins from a single region of Acidovorax sp. NCPPB 3576:
- a CDS encoding Y-family DNA polymerase — MADVTAPEEPAAPLPRRIAHLDMDAFYASVEWLRYPQLKGLPAVIGGGRRAQDEALVAEYAGREAEIPVAAFPRLKDYVGRGVITTATYPARQFGVGSAMGLMKAARLCPQAILLPVDFPSYRRFSRMFKEVILSIAPVMEDRGVDEVYIDFTHVPGGQRDGGRSLARLIQKSILDATGLTCSIGVAPNKLLAKMASEFNKPNGISIVHEGDLQAMVWPLACRKINGIGPKADAKLQSHGIHTVGELAARPREWLVRHFGKASGAWLHEAAWGRDDRPVVTESEPVSMSRETTFDRDLHAVRDRAELGRIFTDLCERVAGDLQRKGYVGKTIGIKLRYDDFKIATRDLTIDHPTQDAATIRRAAGQCLKRVPLDKRLRLLGVRVGNLLTEQAAREPAAARKSPMTPGLFD; from the coding sequence ATGGCGGACGTGACCGCCCCCGAAGAGCCCGCCGCACCCCTGCCACGCCGCATCGCCCACCTGGACATGGACGCGTTCTATGCCTCGGTGGAGTGGCTGCGCTACCCGCAGCTCAAAGGGCTACCCGCCGTCATCGGCGGCGGCCGGCGGGCGCAGGACGAAGCACTGGTGGCCGAGTACGCCGGCCGCGAGGCGGAGATTCCCGTCGCGGCCTTCCCGCGGCTCAAGGACTATGTGGGGCGGGGCGTCATCACCACCGCCACCTACCCCGCGCGGCAGTTCGGCGTGGGCTCGGCCATGGGGCTCATGAAGGCCGCGCGCCTGTGCCCCCAGGCCATCCTGCTGCCGGTGGACTTTCCCTCGTACCGGCGCTTTTCGCGCATGTTCAAGGAAGTGATCCTGTCCATTGCACCGGTCATGGAAGACCGCGGCGTGGACGAGGTGTACATCGACTTCACGCACGTGCCGGGCGGCCAGCGCGACGGTGGCCGGTCGCTCGCGCGGCTCATCCAGAAAAGCATCCTCGACGCCACGGGCCTCACTTGCTCGATCGGCGTGGCACCCAACAAGCTCCTGGCCAAGATGGCCAGCGAGTTCAACAAGCCCAACGGGATTTCCATCGTGCACGAGGGCGATCTGCAAGCCATGGTCTGGCCGCTGGCCTGCCGCAAGATCAACGGCATCGGCCCCAAGGCCGACGCCAAGCTGCAGTCGCATGGCATCCACACGGTGGGCGAGCTGGCCGCGCGCCCGCGCGAGTGGCTGGTGCGCCACTTCGGCAAGGCCAGCGGCGCCTGGCTTCACGAGGCCGCCTGGGGCCGCGACGACCGCCCCGTGGTCACCGAAAGCGAGCCCGTCTCCATGAGCCGCGAGACCACGTTCGACCGCGACCTGCACGCCGTGCGCGACCGTGCCGAGCTGGGCCGCATCTTCACCGACCTGTGCGAGCGCGTGGCCGGCGATCTGCAGCGCAAGGGCTACGTGGGCAAGACCATCGGCATCAAGCTGCGCTACGACGACTTCAAGATCGCCACGCGCGACCTCACCATCGACCACCCCACGCAGGACGCGGCCACCATCCGCCGGGCAGCCGGGCAGTGCCTCAAGCGAGTTCCACTGGATAAGCGCCTGCGGCTGCTGGGCGTGCGGGTGGGAAATTTGCTGACCGAGCAAGCCGCGCGGGAGCCCGCTGCGGCGCGCAAAAGCCCGATGACGCCGGGGCTTTTCGACTGA
- a CDS encoding methyl-accepting chemotaxis protein gives MTHWINNLRISRKFLLIGALAFFMFAIPTTLLVQLNWNTLRTVERENLGIAPAKELLKLVQLTQQHRGLSAAFLGGDASLNTPRQAKQSEVEAAIVRAQGAAAVLQDRELSAKLDALSGEWRTLVAGVGAKSITGAQSNARHAALVAGELGLIDDVANSSGISLDSEPASYFLQRAALAHLPHLTESLGQMRARGALVLARGDASPEERARIETLADRARQHYGDARKTLELASGGKLPPQVEAARKAALAAAEEGFKLADDNIVQAATLSMPSTQWVAQMTRIIDTQFALVAVSFDVLSDTLGNRIEALRRDMLLMVGAVALLAALAAWVMWIVTRATTRSVAVAVQLAEAVAQGDLSTSVRTEGRDEIARLLQALGTMNDRLSAVVDSVRGNAESVANASVQIAQGNADLSQRTEEQASSLEETAASMEELGSTVQHNADSAQQANQLARSASGVAVRGGEVVGQVVQTMKGINDSSRRIADIISVIDSIAFQTNILALNAAVEAARAGEQGRGFAVVASEVRSLAGRSADAAKEIKALITDSVERVERGTALVDEAGTTMSEIVSSIQRVSDIVSEISAATAEQSSGVSQVGEAVSQMDQVTQQNAALVEESAAAAESLKAQAQQLVDTVAVFRLAGQSGALRVR, from the coding sequence ATGACCCACTGGATCAACAACCTCCGGATTTCGCGCAAGTTCTTGCTGATCGGCGCGCTGGCATTCTTCATGTTCGCCATTCCGACCACCCTTTTGGTGCAACTGAACTGGAACACCCTGCGCACGGTGGAGCGCGAAAACCTGGGCATCGCCCCCGCCAAGGAACTGCTCAAGCTGGTGCAGCTCACGCAGCAGCACCGCGGTTTGTCGGCGGCCTTCCTGGGCGGCGATGCCTCCTTGAACACGCCGCGCCAGGCCAAGCAGTCCGAGGTTGAAGCCGCGATCGTGCGGGCGCAGGGCGCCGCTGCGGTACTGCAGGATCGGGAGCTTTCCGCCAAGCTGGACGCGCTGTCCGGCGAGTGGCGCACCCTGGTCGCGGGCGTCGGGGCCAAATCCATCACCGGTGCCCAAAGCAATGCCCGCCACGCCGCCCTGGTGGCCGGCGAACTGGGGTTGATCGACGATGTGGCCAACAGCTCGGGCATCTCCCTGGATTCGGAGCCGGCCAGCTATTTTCTTCAGCGGGCCGCGCTGGCCCATCTGCCGCACCTCACCGAATCCCTGGGCCAGATGCGGGCGCGCGGGGCCTTGGTGCTCGCACGGGGCGATGCGTCGCCCGAAGAGCGCGCGCGCATCGAAACCCTGGCCGACCGGGCCCGCCAGCACTATGGCGATGCCCGCAAGACGCTCGAACTGGCCTCGGGCGGCAAACTGCCGCCGCAAGTGGAAGCCGCACGCAAGGCCGCGCTGGCCGCCGCCGAAGAGGGCTTCAAGCTCGCGGACGACAACATCGTGCAGGCGGCCACCTTGTCGATGCCTTCCACGCAGTGGGTGGCGCAGATGACCCGCATCATCGACACCCAGTTCGCGCTCGTGGCCGTGTCGTTCGACGTGCTGAGCGATACGCTGGGCAACCGGATCGAGGCGCTGCGCCGCGACATGCTGCTGATGGTGGGCGCCGTGGCCCTGCTGGCCGCGCTGGCGGCCTGGGTGATGTGGATCGTCACCCGCGCCACCACGCGTTCGGTGGCCGTGGCCGTTCAACTGGCCGAAGCGGTGGCGCAGGGCGACCTGAGCACCAGCGTGCGCACCGAGGGCCGCGACGAGATCGCGCGCCTGCTCCAGGCCCTCGGCACCATGAATGACCGCCTGAGCGCCGTGGTGGATTCGGTGCGTGGCAACGCCGAAAGCGTGGCCAACGCCAGCGTGCAGATCGCGCAGGGCAATGCCGACCTGAGCCAGCGCACCGAAGAGCAGGCCAGCTCGCTGGAAGAGACCGCCGCGTCGATGGAAGAGCTGGGCTCCACAGTGCAGCACAACGCCGACAGCGCGCAGCAGGCCAACCAGCTGGCGCGCAGCGCGTCCGGCGTGGCGGTGCGCGGCGGCGAAGTCGTGGGCCAGGTCGTGCAGACCATGAAGGGCATCAACGACAGTTCGCGCCGCATTGCCGACATCATCAGCGTGATCGACTCCATCGCCTTCCAGACCAATATCCTGGCGCTGAACGCCGCCGTGGAAGCCGCCCGCGCCGGCGAGCAGGGCCGGGGCTTTGCCGTGGTGGCCAGCGAAGTGCGCAGCCTGGCCGGACGCTCGGCCGACGCCGCCAAGGAGATCAAGGCCCTCATCACCGACAGCGTGGAGCGCGTCGAGCGCGGCACCGCGCTGGTGGACGAGGCTGGCACCACGATGAGCGAGATCGTGTCGTCGATCCAGCGCGTGAGCGACATCGTGAGCGAGATCAGCGCCGCCACTGCCGAGCAAAGCTCTGGCGTGTCCCAGGTCGGCGAGGCCGTCAGCCAGATGGACCAGGTCACGCAGCAGAATGCGGCGCTGGTGGAAGAAAGCGCCGCCGCGGCCGAAAGCCTCAAGGCCCAGGCGCAGCAACTGGTGGACACGGTGGCCGTGTTCCGCCTGGCGGGCCAGTCAGGCGCGCTGCGCGTTCGCTGA